In Deferribacter desulfuricans SSM1, the following are encoded in one genomic region:
- a CDS encoding CZB domain-containing protein translates to MMIDDLNRLVDQYSKYTLSSKGAVFVKAKLAHIIFVKNVLDCVATKNCSFEIKDHTMCDFGKFYYSVGKEIFGNDSEFMMIEEPHKNVHFYGRATVDSIKSGNMDKAKENLSVMLDNVDKLLSLLDSLIDKYK, encoded by the coding sequence ATGATGATAGATGATCTGAATAGGTTAGTCGATCAATACTCTAAGTATACGTTATCTAGTAAAGGAGCTGTTTTTGTAAAAGCTAAGCTTGCTCATATCATCTTTGTTAAGAATGTTTTAGATTGTGTGGCAACAAAAAATTGTAGTTTTGAAATTAAAGATCATACTATGTGTGATTTTGGAAAATTTTACTATTCAGTTGGTAAAGAGATTTTTGGAAATGATAGTGAATTCATGATGATTGAAGAGCCTCATAAAAATGTTCACTTTTACGGCAGAGCAACTGTAGATAGTATTAAATCTGGAAATATGGACAAAGCGAAAGAAAATTTATCTGTTATGTTGGATAATGTGGATAAGTTACTTTCATTGCTTGATAGTTTAATAGATAAATACAAATAG
- a CDS encoding Crp/Fnr family transcriptional regulator — protein sequence MNKENALKFFANTFFKTSTAEILSDFSKFTHIKSLAKKEILFYEGETGSTVYFLVNGNLKLYKTNEEGKTMIIHIVRPGEIFAEILFFLQNRYPVTAEAISDSTLLGIDANKMLEYIKNSPEFSLKIIGALSGRIKELLNKIETLTLEDIRTRFLNYIKRLSNQKRSKTVTLPVKKGDLAMMLGIRQETFSRLLKKLQEENIISINKNEITILQEL from the coding sequence ATGAACAAAGAAAACGCTTTAAAATTTTTTGCAAACACCTTTTTCAAAACTTCTACGGCAGAAATTTTGTCTGATTTTTCTAAATTTACACATATCAAATCATTAGCAAAAAAAGAGATTTTATTTTATGAAGGGGAAACTGGCTCCACAGTTTATTTTTTAGTAAACGGCAACTTAAAACTTTATAAAACAAACGAAGAGGGGAAAACAATGATTATCCACATTGTTCGCCCAGGTGAAATTTTTGCAGAAATCCTTTTCTTTTTACAAAACCGATACCCAGTAACAGCTGAGGCTATTTCAGATTCAACTCTTCTTGGCATAGATGCAAACAAGATGTTAGAATATATAAAAAATTCACCAGAATTTTCACTGAAAATCATCGGAGCACTTTCTGGCAGGATAAAAGAACTATTAAACAAGATTGAAACATTGACATTAGAAGATATTAGGACAAGATTTTTAAATTATATAAAAAGGTTGAGTAATCAAAAACGCTCTAAAACTGTTACCTTACCAGTAAAAAAAGGGGATCTGGCAATGATGCTAGGCATTAGACAGGAAACATTTTCTAGGCTCTTAAAAAAACTTCAAGAAGAAAATATCATCTCAATAAACAAAAATGAAATAACAATTTTGCAAGAATTATAG
- a CDS encoding sodium:solute symporter family protein, which produces MWYKFEFIVTLLLFLILIIKFSKNVKTKDTFLLGKRDFDAKNVSYVIVGTLVGGASTVGTVQMAFLYGLPAIIFTFGSGIACLILGLFFSRALRESEVVTVSEFIGRSFGESIRKYSSFLSSSGIFIHIVAQYLASAAIISSVLNISFKISLIITLFLLACMVVFGGIVSSAFIGKVKFYILYLLMICSTLIVLYKSHFFKDVLNNLPKGRDWFGFADYGYKKGWVDFLSMVIGVISTQTYLQAIFSAKNVKEARKGALISAAVIPPIGFMGVVVGLYLRAYHPEIGSLSAKALPFFISNYFPGWLGVILNAFLLVIVLGTGAGLALGVSTNLYNDIFRKKEGINYLRWITFLAIFGAFLIVLSGGGRKILDWSFLSMGLRGFTVFLPLLYLLFFNKLDSLFLKNLIKLMIFVLPIAYIIMNL; this is translated from the coding sequence ATGTGGTATAAATTTGAATTTATTGTTACACTTTTATTATTTTTGATTTTGATAATAAAATTTTCTAAAAATGTTAAAACAAAAGACACTTTTTTATTGGGCAAAAGAGATTTTGATGCCAAAAATGTGTCTTATGTGATTGTTGGCACGCTTGTTGGTGGTGCTTCAACTGTGGGTACAGTGCAAATGGCATTTTTATATGGATTGCCTGCAATTATTTTTACCTTTGGTAGTGGGATTGCATGTCTGATTTTAGGGCTATTTTTCTCAAGAGCTTTAAGAGAAAGTGAAGTTGTTACTGTTTCAGAGTTTATTGGCAGAAGTTTTGGGGAATCTATTAGAAAGTATTCCAGTTTTTTAAGCTCGTCAGGTATTTTTATCCATATTGTAGCTCAATATTTGGCTTCAGCAGCAATTATATCTTCTGTGCTTAATATAAGTTTTAAAATAAGTTTAATAATAACTTTATTCCTATTAGCATGTATGGTTGTTTTTGGCGGGATTGTTAGTTCTGCTTTTATTGGAAAGGTAAAGTTTTATATACTTTATTTATTAATGATTTGCTCAACATTAATCGTATTGTACAAAAGCCATTTTTTTAAAGATGTTTTAAATAATTTGCCTAAAGGTAGAGATTGGTTCGGGTTTGCAGATTACGGTTATAAAAAGGGGTGGGTTGATTTTTTGTCTATGGTTATCGGTGTAATTTCTACGCAAACATATCTTCAAGCAATATTTTCTGCCAAAAATGTAAAAGAAGCAAGAAAAGGAGCTTTGATAAGCGCAGCGGTTATACCTCCTATAGGTTTTATGGGGGTTGTGGTGGGGTTGTATTTAAGGGCTTATCATCCAGAAATTGGAAGTTTGAGCGCTAAGGCTTTACCTTTTTTTATTTCAAATTATTTCCCTGGATGGCTTGGTGTTATTTTAAATGCATTTTTACTTGTGATTGTATTGGGAACAGGTGCTGGGCTTGCACTTGGTGTATCTACAAACTTGTATAACGATATTTTTAGAAAAAAAGAGGGGATTAACTATTTGAGATGGATAACATTTTTGGCTATTTTTGGTGCTTTTCTAATTGTTTTATCTGGCGGAGGGAGAAAGATACTTGACTGGAGTTTTTTATCTATGGGGCTTAGAGGGTTTACAGTTTTTTTACCTTTATTGTATTTATTATTTTTTAATAAGCTTGATAGTCTTTTCTTAAAAAACCTTATAAAATTAATGATTTTTGTTTTACCGATTGCTTATATAATTATGAATCTATAA
- a CDS encoding DUF4340 domain-containing protein: MRKKDIILPILAIVLVVIYFATGKKNEIKTEYLLPKDLNIKVIKYKDDDLDITLEKAKDGWLITKPESWPANKDQINKLVSKLKNIEIISKIDSKNDKNFGFSEKKRLLVKTDKIDYSIYLGKKDKSYRFQYVKLSDKIYLVDASFTNYLPLTINQIKDKTVYNIQNPKSFSLKTDNETIEITFDNETATFNGINIDKEKTKELMKLISKFESNTFADNNTLPDDAKKIGYLKVKSAKKEYSFELYKNKDGDFYIPYKNQVFEIYSFKLEDWIENIKKLIPKETGTK; this comes from the coding sequence GTGAGAAAGAAAGATATAATCCTTCCCATATTAGCTATAGTTTTAGTTGTAATATATTTTGCTACTGGTAAAAAAAATGAGATAAAAACTGAATACTTGTTACCTAAAGATTTAAATATAAAAGTTATAAAATATAAAGATGACGATTTAGATATAACTTTAGAAAAAGCAAAGGATGGATGGTTAATCACAAAACCTGAAAGCTGGCCTGCAAATAAAGATCAGATAAACAAACTAGTATCTAAGCTAAAAAATATAGAAATAATATCGAAAATAGATTCCAAAAATGATAAAAATTTTGGATTTTCTGAGAAAAAAAGATTATTGGTAAAAACAGATAAAATAGATTATTCTATCTACTTAGGGAAAAAAGATAAATCTTATAGATTTCAGTATGTTAAACTGAGTGATAAAATTTATCTTGTGGATGCATCATTTACAAATTATCTCCCACTTACAATTAATCAGATTAAAGACAAAACAGTTTATAACATCCAAAACCCCAAAAGTTTTAGCTTAAAAACCGATAATGAAACTATAGAAATAACTTTTGATAATGAAACGGCAACATTTAATGGAATAAATATCGATAAAGAAAAAACTAAAGAGCTTATGAAATTAATTTCTAAGTTTGAATCAAACACTTTTGCAGACAACAATACGTTACCAGATGATGCAAAAAAAATTGGCTATTTAAAAGTAAAAAGTGCTAAAAAAGAGTATTCCTTTGAGCTTTATAAAAATAAAGACGGAGATTTTTACATCCCATATAAAAATCAGGTTTTTGAAATATACAGCTTTAAATTAGAAGACTGGATAGAAAATATTAAAAAGTTGATACCAAAAGAGACTGGCACCAAATAA
- a CDS encoding macro domain-containing protein has translation MEKIINNTSVKIKQGDITKEKVDAIVNAANSHLKMGGGVAGAIRRAGGEEIQKECDKIGYCPLGDAVAINAGKLDAKYVIHAVGPRYGIDPEPEKNLYNAVYNSLKRAVEKNCNSIALPAISTGIFGYPLDEASEIILRAIIDFCEKDAQNTLEQIVVVLFGDKDFEVFKDKFDKMTK, from the coding sequence ATGGAGAAAATAATAAATAACACTTCAGTAAAAATAAAACAAGGTGATATAACTAAGGAGAAAGTTGATGCTATCGTTAATGCTGCTAACTCCCATCTTAAAATGGGGGGAGGTGTAGCGGGAGCTATTAGAAGGGCAGGTGGCGAGGAGATCCAAAAAGAGTGTGATAAAATAGGTTATTGCCCTCTTGGTGATGCTGTTGCTATAAATGCGGGGAAATTGGATGCGAAATATGTGATACATGCAGTGGGTCCAAGGTATGGGATTGATCCAGAGCCAGAAAAAAATCTTTACAATGCTGTATATAATTCATTAAAAAGAGCCGTTGAGAAAAACTGTAACTCTATAGCATTGCCTGCAATTTCAACAGGTATTTTTGGATATCCTTTGGATGAAGCAAGTGAAATAATATTAAGAGCAATAATCGATTTTTGTGAGAAAGATGCTCAAAACACATTAGAACAGATAGTTGTTGTCCTATTTGGAGATAAAGATTTTGAGGTATTTAAAGATAAATTTGACAAGATGACAAAATAG
- a CDS encoding bacteriohemerythrin, whose protein sequence is MKVSLKLKISLGILFVGILGGFIGLINVYADLNNLDTSLVIKINVFLMIIGTIAAFFMIFFLNSYIFKNLKIISQNVQNISKGLLSFEKTDTKSKDELSEVVNSMYDSYNKIAGVLKEFYKTSLELKSASEDLADTSENAHVRLAEINDEIQSISSAAEELNSTSKNIYDNSIEINESINEADNKLDNSVNLILENKEQVEAVANTSALVVDKVTAFKELSEEISKIVSAINEIADQTNLLALNAAIEAARAGEHGRGFAVVADEVRKLANKTTDSTKLIEDAIKSIQIEADEISKVVIKEQEEVEDSVAKVNESIDSINEVKQSFENVKIRVESITNAINEESLAIEDITRNITDVAYKIGEIKELVEKTQESGNELLEISVQLMKEIGFFKIDVSGNFIEWSDKLSVGIDKFDKQHKNLVRLINEIYDAVNDDKSASVLEKILNELVEYTVYHFDSEEEAFKRFGYPEYEKHREIHEDLKTQVGEFLEKYKKGDTAVGFNLLSFLKKWLINHIMGEDKKYSSFLKGKV, encoded by the coding sequence GTGAAAGTTAGTTTGAAATTAAAGATTAGTCTTGGGATTTTATTTGTTGGTATTCTTGGTGGATTTATTGGTCTTATTAATGTTTATGCTGATTTAAATAATCTTGATACATCTTTGGTTATAAAGATAAATGTTTTTCTTATGATAATTGGTACAATAGCAGCATTTTTTATGATATTCTTCCTGAATAGCTATATTTTTAAAAATCTAAAAATTATTTCTCAAAACGTTCAAAATATTAGTAAAGGTTTACTTAGTTTTGAAAAAACAGATACAAAATCCAAGGATGAACTATCAGAAGTGGTAAATAGCATGTATGATTCATATAATAAAATAGCTGGTGTTTTGAAAGAGTTTTACAAAACTTCATTAGAGCTGAAATCTGCTTCTGAAGATTTAGCAGATACAAGTGAAAATGCGCATGTAAGACTTGCAGAAATCAATGATGAAATACAATCCATTTCATCGGCAGCAGAAGAGCTAAATTCTACTAGTAAAAACATATATGATAACAGTATTGAAATAAATGAGAGTATAAACGAAGCAGATAATAAATTGGATAATTCTGTAAACTTAATATTGGAAAATAAAGAACAGGTAGAAGCTGTGGCAAATACCTCTGCACTTGTGGTGGATAAGGTTACAGCATTTAAAGAGTTATCAGAGGAGATAAGTAAAATTGTTTCAGCTATTAACGAAATTGCGGATCAAACAAATTTACTTGCCTTAAATGCAGCGATAGAAGCGGCAAGAGCTGGTGAGCATGGTAGAGGTTTTGCCGTTGTAGCTGATGAGGTAAGAAAGCTTGCAAATAAAACAACAGATTCTACAAAATTGATAGAAGATGCTATCAAATCTATTCAAATTGAGGCCGATGAAATTTCTAAAGTGGTTATAAAAGAACAAGAGGAAGTAGAAGATAGCGTTGCAAAAGTAAACGAAAGTATCGATTCTATTAATGAAGTTAAACAAAGTTTTGAGAATGTAAAAATTAGGGTAGAAAGTATCACTAATGCAATCAATGAAGAGTCACTAGCTATAGAAGATATAACTAGAAATATTACAGATGTAGCATACAAAATAGGGGAAATAAAGGAACTTGTGGAAAAAACGCAAGAATCTGGTAATGAACTTTTGGAAATATCTGTTCAACTGATGAAAGAAATTGGATTTTTTAAAATTGATGTGAGTGGTAACTTTATTGAGTGGTCAGATAAACTCTCTGTAGGGATTGATAAGTTTGATAAACAGCACAAAAATTTGGTAAGATTAATAAATGAAATATATGATGCTGTAAATGATGATAAATCGGCATCAGTTTTAGAAAAAATTTTAAATGAGCTTGTTGAATACACTGTATATCATTTTGACTCTGAAGAGGAAGCATTCAAACGATTTGGATATCCAGAATATGAGAAACATAGAGAAATACATGAAGACTTAAAAACTCAGGTGGGTGAATTTTTAGAAAAATATAAAAAAGGTGATACAGCTGTGGGATTTAATTTACTTAGTTTCCTTAAAAAGTGGTTGATTAATCATATTATGGGTGAGGATAAAAAATATAGCAGTTTTTTAAAAGGGAAAGTTTAA
- a CDS encoding nitrilase-related carbon-nitrogen hydrolase has protein sequence MSKCRVALIQNKTFVGKINENFKNYYNQITSLIKENPDFIIVPELFLTGFDYKNLTNYKNEISCYLKEFQSLLGNNTVLVLSLPEYDNDLIYNTTYFLSKSAILAKYRKNLLFAPSYENVYFSPQNNITLFCYHNIKIATHTCYEIRFPELFRMSYYFGAEIYFIPAVWPEDKKEHWLTLLKTRAIENQAFVIGCNCSQQITKNKTINCGYSAVFDPWGEKLLLASNEDDAYIVELNIEKVKEVREKIPCLEVAKNTFQVSFVDERVKNLDLISTNIN, from the coding sequence ATGAGCAAGTGCAGAGTAGCTTTAATACAAAACAAAACTTTTGTTGGTAAAATAAATGAGAATTTCAAAAATTACTATAATCAAATAACGTCTTTAATCAAAGAGAACCCAGACTTTATTATTGTCCCAGAGCTTTTCTTAACAGGTTTTGATTATAAAAACTTAACAAATTATAAAAATGAAATTAGTTGTTACTTAAAAGAATTTCAAAGTTTATTAGGTAATAATACAGTTTTAGTTTTATCACTTCCAGAATATGATAATGACTTAATATACAACACTACATATTTCTTATCAAAATCAGCTATTTTAGCCAAGTATAGAAAAAACCTGCTATTTGCCCCATCTTACGAAAATGTATATTTTTCACCACAAAACAATATAACATTATTTTGTTATCATAATATAAAAATAGCAACACACACTTGCTATGAAATAAGATTCCCAGAGCTATTCAGGATGTCTTATTATTTCGGGGCAGAAATTTACTTCATACCTGCTGTTTGGCCAGAAGATAAAAAAGAGCACTGGCTTACATTACTCAAAACAAGAGCAATAGAAAACCAAGCTTTTGTCATAGGGTGTAATTGTAGTCAGCAAATAACAAAAAATAAAACAATTAACTGCGGCTATTCAGCAGTATTTGATCCTTGGGGAGAAAAACTACTTTTAGCATCAAATGAAGATGATGCTTATATAGTTGAGTTAAATATAGAAAAAGTAAAGGAGGTGAGAGAAAAAATACCCTGTTTAGAAGTGGCTAAAAACACTTTTCAAGTAAGTTTTGTTGATGAAAGAGTGAAAAATTTGGATTTAATTAGCACCAACATAAATTAA